AAAATTTTATGAATCTGATAACCACGGGGAGGGATAATGGAAGTATGACTTcaatctcccctcctccccttttACCTTTCTTTGCCTATTTCTGAGTATCTCTAGGCTACCAAATGTTTCAGTCTGAatgtagaaaaaacaaaataatgagcaGGAATAGACCGACTGGCACAAAATGTACTAAATGGAAACAATTTCCAGACGGAATGTACCCTGACATGCGCGACTTACTGTAAATAATTATACAAAGCACAATACAATGAGaacaagagcaaaaaaacaaaaaaaaaaaaaaaaggaaaatctcagtcggagaagaaaaaagaatccacTTGGCCAAGAGGCATGCATTAATGCATAGTGAATTCGTGGACTTTCCTTATTCCCACCAAGGCTTGTGGCTTCAGGGGTATGAATAAACCTCCTTGTCCTTGCAGAACCCTCACACCAAATGCAATTGCGTGGCTGAAGCTTGACACCCACAACTGTGAAGAGAGAAGTGGGGAATGAAAAGCAGCACACAGCCTGACAGAAAGTTCATGCTCACccaagaaaatggaattttccttCAGGCTGAAAACATAATCATTATGAAACTGGCCATCaaataattttcagagaaaatattGTTGTAACCATGACTCCTTATCTGCAGGCATTGCAATCACTTCACAGGATGACCACAATGTTCatgatcactttttaaaaactttttggtatattttttcttttcttttgttgtggTAAACCATataaaaatttgccattttagccATTAAATAAGTGTATAATTTCATGGCATTATTTACatttacacttttaaaagaaaattactttaaagAAGTCTTCCATAGCAAGAAAAAACTGAATGAATGTTTAAGAGTGGGCATGGCTTCCTTCCCGATACCATTTTGGTTTTGCTGTTTTCCACCCTGGCAGTAACTTGAAACACACTATTCTCTCATTAGGGACTCACACCACcccatcctgcacatgtacctggtATCAATGGGGGCAGAGGGGAGATGAGTAtggggtgttgggggtgggggtggaagagAATGTGTGGGTCGGTGTAAGCCTGCCATGGGCACATGGGAAAATTCTGTGACATGCACAGCCCCCAGATGGTGACTCAAGATTACTGCATGAGACGAGAGTCCGTGACACTCGGTTTGAATGGCAtttcttaacaatttttattcAGAACTTACTGACCCCATGTGACACACAAAACAAATGTACATACCCTTCACATatttatagaaacatttttaaaagtgccCTAAAAATGGGTCAATGATgtacttttctttaaaacatttaatagaCATTTGAGGAACTACTTTTGATGGGGTGCTATGCAAAATATGAATCTGGCTCAAAGACACTCTGGCAAAAAGTGGCACAGAGGCTATCCCTTAGACATTGGGGAATGTGAGAGAAGGCACGATAACAAAAGGGAATGGGCCAAATTCAGCCTGGCCAGCGGGTGGCATAGGTGGAAGAAGCATGAGTGGAAGGGGCAAGGACGGAGGAGGAAAGGGTGGCATGGGGAAACACAGGCTGCTGGAATGGCTGTGGCCCCAGAAGTAACCATCTCTCATCCTGCTGATGAACAAGGGTGCCATGATGGCCTCAGCTGCGGTTACCACGACAGGCTGGCCCACTACCATGAAGGGCAGCATGTTTCTTGCCATTAACGCCCTCTGATGTCTCCTCCATTTGTCTCTTCTATTCTCAAACCAAATCTTCaatcagaggaaaaaagaaacaggtttagTATACTGAGCATTTAATTTCATCatggaaaaaaacacaacaaGCAACTCTCTATGTCCTTAACCTTCTCAGGTGTATCAAGACAAGCTACTTCCTTACTACTGAAATATCTTAGAAAGGTGAACACCACACCTTTCCCCTAGTGAGCTCCAAGTATGTGCTACGTACGCTCTGGCTTGGCttatttctttgtctctctcctttTATCTGTAATATTACTTTTTCCACTCTTGGGTGCAGGTGTAGCTGATGAGTGGGACTCGATCCCTGCTGGTATTGCTATGTGTGGCATGTCTGCTTGCAGATACTTGACCATCAGCTACCCAGCTGCCCACCAACTCCTACTTACTAGGCCACTGTCACCCTGGTCGTGGGGGAAGCTGAGCTTGGAAAGAAAGGCGGGGGTGCCTTTTAAAGTCATACCAAGAAGATGAGGCCCCCGTTTTGAAAAGCCCATCTTCAGTGTAAAGTAAAAAATCGATAAGAGTacattgtattttaaaacagGTTTTCTTTCCTTCAAGAAATTCTAAGGGGTCATTCATCTTCTGAAACTCCTTGAGAATTAAAAAGATGGTATATTGCAAGGCAAGTCTCGTTACAGGGGGCCCAGGGAGTTTGTGGATTTCCAGTCTTGCTGGGAAATGAGGGTATCTGAAGCCCTGGACACTCTTCACACTTCAGCTTGACGCTTTGTGGAAGGAGGACACAAATGTTGTCCAAAttcacaaaaattctcaaaaagctTTGCCCAGTTGAGAGTTTGAGAGAAAGGAAGCATTGCTAATTCTGCATGCTCCAACTCATCCCTCCCTCCAAATCTTCCTGGGCTAAGGACAAGGTCAGCTCACTTTGTTCTCCCTATAGTCCTGGGATATGGGACAAAGACTTGGTTGCCCAGTTCCATGGGACGCCTTCAGCCATCTACCCTCACTACTCAAGCAGAAGATCCCAATCTCATCAGCATTCCCAAAGCGGGAGTGTCCAAATAGGCAACTCTGAACATGTTCACTAGTAATGTGGAGGAGGTATCAAAAAACACTACTCCCTAAACACCTGCCAATTGTTAaaagaccaaaaaataaaacctgtCAATTAAACAACCCTATCCCCCAAGCTTCTAGTTAATGACATTTCCATTGTATTTTGATCCTTCTGGAAGTTCCCAAACTGCAAATTTTATGGGACAAAGGGACTCTTCTCCCTGTTTGATGCCCCCTTTCCTTCTCCCATCTTACTATTTGGAGTCCTTCTCCCTCATGAATACATAGTCTAAATTTTAAGCCTACTGTAATAGTGCTTGTTTAGAGACAATTCCAATGTACCTGTGGTCAAAGGTTCATAAACATAAGCAATGCCAAAAGTGGGCCAAATGTGCTATGGGACAACATTAGGTCCCTATTCTCAGTATTGGTTTCATAAACCAGCCCTTACTATCTTTACAAAACAGAGGGGGGAAacatctattaaaaatttttggaGATATTCATGCTGAAATGTTTGGCAATAGATGAGAACATCATGCCTTTTTCCTTATTTGCCGAGTGAGAGTGGTCCTCTTGCCTTCAGAACTGCATTGAGTGAATGCTATGTAAACCCAGGGAGGGGAAAGGCAATTCACCAAAACGTCAATATTTCATCTCCCCCAAATTGGCATTGCCTGCCTGAGAAAATGGAGGGCAACAGGATGCCAACACTCAGTGCCCCATTTTGTCAGGCTGCTTTTCTACATGCCACCATTGACAGAACCGCAGCATAGTTCCCTCACTGCACTCACACACATGAGCTCTGCAGAAAAGCTATTAAGGTCATCccgatttttctttcttttcttcctttttttgcaaATACTCCTTTGGATCCACTGACCTACAAATTTATTATCACAGcctgagcaaataaataaaaaggtatttCAAATTACCACAGGTAAGAGTCTAGCCTGACCTGACAGCCATCCCCCACTATCAACACATTCCACAAAACACATCTCTTCCTATTAGTACAACAAactggaagaaacaaaaaaatctcttaaACGCTAGAAATTGATCAAGAAAATATTCACTGATGCATGTGGTAGTTTCAAAAGTTGAATGGGGGCAGCTTCCCCAAGCCATGAGTGTGACTGTATACAATTCTTGCCTAACACTTCCATCCTTAGGTTGGTggaaatttatgaaaaattgaTCTTGTAGTTTGTTTTGGTTTCTAGATAAACTTGCAAAGGTTGCAAGCCTTTTCGCTATCTCTACCATAATGCAAAACCAACTATGTCAGCAATGTTTTCAGCCTGCTATATCAAAGTAttccagaaaattaaaatttagagcTGCCACTCTCTACAAGGCTTCACCAAATACTTAAAAACAATAGTAGGAGGGCCAGGCACTTGAACTTTATGCTATCCCCCGCCATCAGTCTCAGCTTAAGGAAACATACGTTCTGGTTGGGAATTATTCCTTTACCCCAATGCCTAAACATTTATAAATTCTTAACCAAAGAGTTTATGCttggttttaaatatattaaataatttagtttAATGGAGCTCTTTGGAGCATTAGTTCGAATAATCCCCATGTCAGAAGACCCCAGGATGCCTCCACATGGAAGTGCTACCTAAAGGATACCAGGGCTGGGAATTGAATCTTATATATTAtgctatatttaatttatactgttatatattatatatatttgtaatttggaatacatatatttatatgtttgtaatTTATtcaagtgtataatatattttatacacaaggAATAAAGGAAACAGTTCAGTACTAATTTTTTTTCCGTGGATTGTCATGTTCCCTCTGGTAATGGGAAATTTCCACAAGCTGAGCTTTCCTTACCGCATTTTCCAGCCACAAAGATCCCAAAGTTCAGACCTCACTGCCTATACATGAAAAAGGCCACAAAAACACCAAGATGGCAATGTCTGGGTCAAAGTGTGTCCAAGCCCTGAAGCAGGTTTTAGAATGGCTCCCCTGCCCGATTGCTTTTTCGGTTTACTGACCTGCACTGCGAGTTCAGTCACATTCAttcttcttgccagcctccttctaTGGAAGAAACCACACGTGTTCAGCATTTGGAGTTGTGGGTGTCGTTTCATTCtcgtgtttaattttttattctaccAACTCCCCACACCCAGTAGGCTGTTCTGTAACACCCAGCTGAGCCTCACATTAGGAACATTTCTCTCATGCCACAAATAAAGgagatgccaaaaaaaaaaaaaatcagggcggtggctcacgcctgtaatgccagcactttgggaggccgaggcgggaggatcacttgaggtcaggagttcgagaccagcctggccaatatggtgaaaccccgtctctactaaaaattcaataattagccgggcgtggtggctggcgcctgtaatcccagctacttgggaggctgaggtaggataatctcttgaacctgggaggcagaggttgcagtgagccgagatggcaccattgcactccagcctgggtgtcccagcgagactctttctccaaaaaataaaaaaatagccccccccataacaaaaaaaaatcgtTAATCAATATAAATGACATTCTAACTTACTATTTGAAACTTAGAAAAATTAACACCAAAGGAAACCCAGACGAACGACGGACTTCTCAGAATTTTAAATAAGGTCAGAATGCGACCCTGCACTTGCTGTACAGAACCTTAATCTcctcatctttatttctgcctcgcCTGGGATAGGAGTTATTTATCATAACTGACCTCAGCCCAAAGTTGCCCAACTTGGTTCATTTAAATTCTGCATGATGCCTAATAGGCATAGCCCCACTACGGAACCCACTAGGTGCCAGGGGTCTGCGGGGAGGGGACGGCAGCAACACCAGGCCCCAGATGGGTTTTGGTTCAGGAGGGGAGAGGGTAGGAGAGGGACTGCGGGAAAGCCAAACGCCGCCCTGGAGCAGCATGTGCTCCCTGCAAACCGCGCGCCAACCAGAGCAATGGGCTTACCGCAGGAACTCACTGGGGAACTGCTTGCGTTGGAAAATGCGCTCCAGCTCCTGCAGCTGCAATGGGGTGAAGGCGTGGACGTTGGGCTGCTGCGCGTTGCCAGGCTCCAGCCCCCCGACGGCGCCCCGTGGGCGCGAATCCTGCTGCCCAGGTTCCTTCTCGCTCTGGTCACTGTCCTCAACGTTGCCATCGCTGCCGCTGGTGCCCTCGAGGTTTCCTTCCCATAGGTGGCCAGGAGCTCCTGCGCCGCCGCCATCTTTTTCTTCTCCGCCCTGGGCTCCTGCCGACTTTAACTTTTCTCCTGCTGCTGTGCCTTGCTCAGGCTCAGGCTGtgcatcctcttcctcctctttgacCTCTTCAGTAAGCGACAGCACCACAGCATTCATATCTGGAAAAGTAGAAACCCCAAGAGAAAGATCAAGGCATTGGTCCTGAGGGTGTTGGAAGGAGGCGGTGAGGGGCTACACTCTGAGAGCAGTGGTAGTGCAGGGGCATCATCCAGTCGACTCGCCTCTCCCAGAGAACCCTGGTTTCCTGAGTTCGCAAAAGCATGTGTCCCACCAAGGTACTGACCCTGTAGTTCTTTCTCGTCGTCGACTCCAGGGCTGAGCAAGCTGGTGATATACTGGCTACACTGGTCCGGAGGCTCCATACCCTGAGTGGTGTGGATGGAGCTGTGCACTTCTGCAGATTCTGAGCTGGGGCCACCACGATCTCCTAGGCAGTGCTAGAACTGTGAGTCGCCGCCTGGAAGGTTCTTCTGGTGTCTAGACTCAGCAACAGTGTATCCACTTAGAGACCTCCTCTCTTGCTTTTCTGCTTCCCGCTATTTGCTGTGGGTTGGGCCTGCTGAGGTGCGCATGCCTCAGGGGCTTGGCCTTGCCCCGGATGAGGGAGAGCACGCGTTGGTGGTGTGGGGGGGGGGAGGGGTAAGTGGTGTAGtagggtgtgggggaggggggagtagGGCGTGGCGCGGGGGAGTAGGATGGGGTGGGTGCTTGCATGCGTTGTCCTGTAGACAGGCATGCGTGAGTGTGGAACTTGGGGAAGCTGCTGCGCTGAATTGTGCAAGCCCATTTTATGGCGATAAGGGAGATTTTGCACTAGCTCCATGCTTCCTAGGTCTCCAGGAACAGGAGCTTGGGCCTGGATTTGCAAAGCTTGTGGGCTGCGCAAATGCACTATGTAAAAATGCAGCACACTCCTTGAGAAAGTCCACTATTAATTCTTAGTAATGAATCCACATCAAAGTGCAAGGGTGGAAACATGCACAATGCTTAGAGCATCCgagattgcttttcttttctttcttttttttttttttttttttttttttgagacagccttgctctgtctctggaatgcagtggcactatctgggctcactacaacctccatcttctgggtaCCTAGATTCAGTAACAGTGTATCCACTTAGAGACCTCCTCTCTTGCCTTTCCTCTTCCCACTATTTGCTGTGGGTTGGGCCTGCTGAGGTGCGCATGCCTCAGGGGCTTGGCCTTGCCTTGGGCACGGGAGAGCACGTGTTGGAGTGGGGGCAGTAGGACGGGTGTGGGGGGGAGTAGGGCGGGGGAGGGAGTAGGGCGGGGGGGCATAGGGTGGAGTGGGGGAGTAGGGCGGGGGGGCCGGGGAGTAGGTTGGGGTGGGTGTTTGCATGTATTGTGCAGGTACTCAggagtgcctcagcctcccgagtacctggaactacaggtgcgcaccagcacacctgggtaattattgtgtttttagtagagacagggtttcaccatgtttgccgggctggtctggaactgctggccccaagtgatccacccacctcggcctcccaaagtgccgggattacaggcgtgagccaccgttcccagctGCAGCCAAGATTTCTAAAATTGCAGGGCATCCTTCCTTTGCCTTTGGTTGTGACTGTGGATAGCGCAGCTTCTGCTATGTCTCTGGCTACAGACCCATTACAAATGCGCGCTTACCTTCTGTGCTGAGCTGGTGCTGTGGACCTGCAGTGATTTCCCTTGTTTCCTGCTGCTGCATAGCCCTCTTTTCCTCTACTCCTGCCCTTTTCTACAGATATCTTTCTGAGCTCTTGTTtaggaataaatacattttatttattgtcaAATAAACACAGCCAGGACAGATTGAGTGCTCTAAGATTCTTCCTTTAAGAAGTGTTTTGTAGATACTGCAGGACTTGTTAATGTCCTGAATATAGAGAGTAGGTTTTAACCGTAGAACCTATCCTCCATCGTTTGAGTGACTCATTCTATTTTTGCTTGCACAATGACCCTTTTCATCAAccttattttatataagaaattaaactattttgTGGGCCCCTACATGTACTGTGGGTTCCGGTCACCCCAACGACTGATCCTAATGGATGAGTGCACGCATCATACCTCATGTTCCCAGAGGATGGGTAAGAAAACGGCTGGAAAATATTTGACCAATTCACGTTCAAAGAGATGGGAAGGGATGACGATCTAACAGCCTCTTTCTGATTTTAACTAAGATGTCTCCTCCTCAGGCTGGCTCTTCCTGGAGCTAAACTGCTGGAATCTGAAATTTTGCTTTGCTTCCTGTTGCTAGCTGGCTAATCTCACTTGATCACTCTCCGTTTGTgttagttttctcacctgtaaaatgggaata
The Gorilla gorilla gorilla isolate KB3781 chromosome X, NHGRI_mGorGor1-v2.1_pri, whole genome shotgun sequence genome window above contains:
- the LOC115932259 gene encoding rhox homeobox family member 2, whose translation is MEPPDQCSQYITSLLSPGVDDEKELQDMNAVVLSLTEEVKEEEEDAQPEPEQGTAAGEKLKSAGAQGGEEKDGGGAGAPGHLWEGNLEGTSGSDGNVEDSDQSEKEPGQQDSRPRGAVGGLEPGNAQQPNVHAFTPLQLQELERIFQRKQFPSEFLRRRLARRMNVTELAVQIWFENRRDKWRRHQRALMARNMLPFMVVGQPVVVTAAEAIMAPLFISRMRDGYFWGHSHSSSLCFPMPPFPPPSLPLPLMLLPPMPPAGQAEFGPFPFVIVPSLTFPNV